A window of the Microbacterium sp. AZCO genome harbors these coding sequences:
- a CDS encoding LacI family DNA-binding transcriptional regulator, with protein MSDTTVDPLPVRSRTSAATLHDVAAAAGVSLATASRVLNGSSRKVAESYRDRVVAAAEELGYTANLSAQATAKGTSAIIALLVADIADPYFGQLASGVARGADEAGLVVTIAITERDAARELRLVRALRGQRPRGLILAASRSTESSVPELQQELDALAAAGGRVVALGPGAGEVRAVLIDNESGARTLGAALADRGYRSAIVLGAQEGVRTSDDRIAGFTAGFTSGGGTIDRVYRGAFTREAGERVMREALADGIPSGTLVFAISDVVAIGALTALREAGRVAGADVALAGFDDIPAARDVAPALTTVRVPLDVVGYEALRAAVDESWQQDPAGIPLEVVLRDSTPGL; from the coding sequence ATGAGCGACACCACCGTCGACCCGCTCCCCGTCCGTTCGCGCACGTCCGCGGCGACGCTGCACGACGTCGCGGCGGCTGCCGGGGTGTCGCTCGCGACGGCGTCTCGCGTGCTCAACGGCTCGTCCCGGAAGGTGGCCGAGTCGTATCGCGACCGCGTCGTCGCGGCCGCCGAGGAGCTCGGCTACACCGCCAATCTGTCGGCGCAGGCGACGGCGAAGGGCACGTCGGCGATCATCGCCCTGCTCGTCGCCGACATCGCCGACCCGTACTTCGGACAGCTGGCCTCGGGCGTCGCGCGCGGTGCTGATGAGGCCGGTCTCGTCGTGACCATCGCGATCACGGAACGGGATGCCGCGCGCGAGCTGCGTCTCGTGCGCGCGCTGCGGGGCCAGCGGCCTCGGGGCCTGATCCTCGCTGCGTCGCGAAGCACCGAGTCGTCGGTCCCCGAGCTTCAGCAGGAGCTGGACGCCCTCGCGGCCGCCGGGGGGCGCGTCGTCGCCCTCGGCCCTGGCGCGGGCGAGGTGCGCGCCGTCCTGATCGACAACGAGAGTGGAGCGCGCACCCTCGGCGCAGCTCTCGCCGACCGGGGCTACCGCTCGGCGATCGTGCTCGGCGCGCAGGAAGGCGTCCGCACGTCCGACGACCGCATCGCCGGGTTCACGGCGGGCTTCACGTCCGGCGGCGGAACGATCGATCGCGTGTATCGCGGTGCGTTCACGCGCGAGGCGGGGGAGCGGGTCATGCGCGAGGCGCTCGCCGACGGCATCCCGTCCGGCACTCTCGTCTTCGCGATCAGCGATGTCGTCGCGATCGGCGCTCTCACGGCTCTGCGTGAGGCGGGCCGGGTCGCCGGCGCCGACGTCGCGCTGGCGGGCTTCGACGACATCCCGGCGGCGCGGGACGTGGCTCCGGCCCTGACGACGGTGCGCGTGCCGCTCGACGTCGTCGGGTACGAGGCGCTGCGCGCCGCCGTCGACGAGTCGTGGCAGCAGGATCCCGCCGGCATCCCGCTCGAGGTCGTCCTTCGAGACAGCACTCCCGGCCTCTGA
- a CDS encoding sugar phosphate isomerase/epimerase family protein — protein sequence MIAVDPRLSINQATLKYASLAEALRATADNGVQAIGLWREPVNEVGLATAASMLADSGLRFSTHCRGGFFTIPEGPARRAALDDNRRAIEETATLAAAGAPGSRAVLVLVVGGLPDGSRDLVGARSRVHDALAELAPDAAAAGVTLAIEPLHPMYVSDRAVVSTLGQALDLAADFDPAVVGVTVDTFHVFWDPQVLDQIARAGREGRIATYQVCDWKTPLAADVLLSRHYPGDGVIDFASLTQAVVDTGYAGDIEVEIFDEEVWATAPDEVVRRTAAGFGAAVSPSLRATVDSAR from the coding sequence ATGATCGCCGTCGACCCCCGCCTGTCGATCAACCAGGCGACCCTGAAGTACGCGAGCCTCGCCGAGGCTCTTCGCGCGACCGCCGACAACGGCGTCCAGGCGATTGGCCTGTGGCGCGAGCCGGTCAACGAGGTGGGCCTCGCGACGGCGGCGTCGATGCTCGCCGACTCGGGCCTGCGCTTCTCGACGCACTGCCGCGGCGGGTTCTTCACGATCCCCGAGGGACCCGCGCGCCGGGCCGCGCTCGACGACAACCGCCGCGCGATCGAGGAGACCGCGACGCTCGCGGCCGCCGGCGCGCCCGGCTCGCGCGCCGTGCTCGTGCTCGTCGTAGGCGGACTGCCCGACGGATCGCGCGACCTCGTGGGGGCGCGCTCCCGCGTGCACGACGCCCTCGCCGAATTGGCACCGGATGCCGCGGCCGCCGGTGTGACGCTCGCGATCGAGCCGCTGCATCCCATGTACGTCTCCGACCGCGCCGTCGTCTCGACGCTCGGTCAGGCGCTCGATCTCGCCGCCGACTTCGATCCCGCCGTCGTGGGGGTCACCGTCGACACGTTCCACGTGTTCTGGGACCCGCAGGTGCTCGACCAGATCGCGCGCGCGGGTCGCGAGGGCCGCATCGCGACGTATCAGGTGTGCGACTGGAAGACGCCGCTCGCCGCCGACGTGCTGCTGTCGCGGCACTATCCGGGCGACGGCGTCATCGACTTCGCGTCGCTCACGCAGGCCGTCGTCGACACGGGCTACGCCGGCGACATCGAGGTGGAGATCTTCGACGAGGAGGTGTGGGCGACGGCGCCCGATGAGGTCGTGCGGCGCACCGCGGCGGGCTTCGGCGCGGCCGTCTCGCCGTCGCTGCGGGCGACCGTAGACTCTGCTCGATGA
- a CDS encoding dihydrodipicolinate synthase family protein — protein MPTTTATATATFTLLRADGTVAAAELNEAPAFTKPAGPLRSRVAYAAAHVVPVTWADNTPGRPAQVDWDATLDFRRHVYSWGLGVADAMDTAQRNMGLDAAATRELIARSAQVAREEGGSVVVGVNTDHVDTESISIPEIIDAYTEQLHFTEDQGAGPVLMASRHLARAATSRTDYLRVYGAVLQAASTPVVLHWLGTAFDPALEGYFGSADWESASDVLLRIIAENPGKVAGVKMSLLDASAEVSVRERLPEGVRMFTGDDFNYVGLIGGSAPVPELVEGSNADAQRGAGKGYSDALLGAFAAITPVASAAIQALDASDPAAYESILGPTEELSRQVFAAPTFYYKTGVAFLSWLNGHQAAFQMVGGLHSARSLPHLSRIVELANASGALERPELAAERWHGLLRLNGLDA, from the coding sequence ATGCCGACGACCACCGCCACCGCCACCGCCACCTTCACGCTCCTCCGCGCCGACGGCACGGTCGCGGCCGCCGAGCTCAACGAGGCGCCCGCCTTCACGAAGCCGGCCGGACCGCTGCGCAGTCGCGTGGCATACGCCGCCGCGCACGTCGTGCCCGTCACCTGGGCGGACAACACACCCGGCCGACCCGCGCAGGTCGACTGGGATGCGACCCTCGACTTCCGTCGCCACGTCTACTCGTGGGGGCTCGGGGTCGCCGACGCGATGGACACGGCTCAACGCAACATGGGCCTCGACGCCGCCGCGACGCGTGAGCTGATCGCGCGCTCGGCGCAGGTCGCGCGCGAAGAGGGCGGCTCGGTCGTCGTCGGCGTCAACACCGACCACGTCGATACCGAGTCGATCTCGATCCCGGAGATCATCGACGCCTACACGGAGCAGCTGCACTTCACCGAGGATCAGGGTGCCGGCCCCGTGCTCATGGCGTCCCGTCACCTCGCCCGAGCCGCCACGTCGCGCACCGACTACCTGCGGGTCTACGGCGCGGTGCTGCAGGCGGCATCCACTCCCGTCGTCCTGCACTGGCTCGGCACCGCGTTCGACCCGGCCCTCGAGGGGTACTTCGGCTCGGCCGACTGGGAATCGGCGTCGGACGTGCTCCTGCGCATCATCGCCGAGAACCCCGGCAAGGTCGCGGGGGTGAAGATGAGCCTCCTGGATGCCTCGGCCGAGGTGTCGGTGCGCGAGCGCCTGCCCGAGGGCGTGCGGATGTTCACGGGCGACGACTTCAACTACGTCGGCCTCATCGGCGGCTCCGCCCCGGTCCCCGAGCTTGTCGAGGGGTCGAACGCCGACGCTCAGAGGGGAGCGGGTAAGGGCTACTCCGACGCACTTCTCGGCGCGTTCGCCGCGATCACGCCCGTCGCCTCCGCCGCGATCCAGGCGCTCGACGCGTCCGACCCCGCCGCCTACGAGTCCATCCTCGGCCCGACCGAGGAGCTCAGCCGTCAGGTCTTCGCCGCCCCGACGTTCTACTACAAGACGGGCGTCGCCTTCCTCTCCTGGCTCAACGGCCACCAGGCTGCGTTCCAGATGGTCGGCGGCCTGCACTCCGCGCGGAGCCTCCCGCACCTGTCGCGCATCGTGGAGCTGGCGAACGCGTCCGGGGCGCTCGAGCGGCCCGAGCTGGCCGCCGAGCGCTGGCATGGCCTCCTCCGCCTGAACGGACTCGACGCATGA
- a CDS encoding Gfo/Idh/MocA family oxidoreductase yields the protein MTDTLIAPATARPQVREIGIIMNGVSGRMGYRQHLVRSILAIREQGGVELPDGSRVTVRPILVGRSELKLAELAAKHDIEDYTTDLDAALADPRWEIYADFLVTKARASALRKAIAAGKAIYTEKPTAETVEEALELARLAASAGVKTGVVHDKLYLPGLQKLKRLIDSGFFGRILSVRGEFGYWVFEGDWQPAQRPSWNYRAEDGGGIIVDMFPHWNYVLENLFGEVKTVYAQASTHIPTRWDENGEPYTATAEDAAYGIFELEGDVIAQINSSWTVRVNRDELVEFHVDGTHGSAVVGLFGAKIQHRNATPKPVWNPDLADSHDYDADWAEVPVNDVFQNGFKQQWEEFLTSYVLGTEYEFDLLSGARGVLLAEAGLQSSREGRKVELPALTLE from the coding sequence GTGACCGACACGCTCATCGCTCCCGCGACCGCCCGCCCGCAGGTGCGGGAGATCGGCATCATCATGAACGGCGTCTCGGGCCGCATGGGATACCGCCAGCACCTCGTGCGCTCCATCCTCGCGATCCGCGAGCAGGGCGGCGTGGAGCTGCCCGACGGGTCGCGCGTCACGGTGCGGCCGATCCTCGTGGGCCGCAGCGAGCTGAAGCTCGCCGAGCTCGCCGCCAAGCACGACATCGAGGACTACACGACCGACCTCGACGCGGCCCTCGCCGACCCGCGGTGGGAGATCTACGCCGACTTCCTCGTGACGAAGGCCCGCGCGTCCGCCCTCCGCAAGGCGATCGCCGCCGGCAAGGCCATCTACACCGAGAAGCCGACCGCCGAGACGGTGGAGGAGGCGCTCGAGCTCGCGCGCCTCGCCGCGTCGGCCGGCGTCAAGACGGGCGTCGTGCACGACAAGCTCTACCTGCCGGGGCTGCAGAAGCTCAAGCGGCTGATCGACTCGGGCTTCTTCGGCCGCATCCTCTCGGTGCGCGGCGAGTTCGGCTACTGGGTGTTCGAGGGCGACTGGCAGCCGGCGCAGCGCCCGTCGTGGAACTATCGCGCCGAGGACGGCGGCGGCATCATCGTCGACATGTTCCCGCACTGGAACTACGTGCTGGAGAACCTGTTCGGCGAGGTGAAGACCGTGTACGCACAGGCATCCACCCACATCCCCACCCGCTGGGACGAGAACGGCGAGCCGTACACCGCGACCGCGGAGGATGCCGCCTACGGGATCTTCGAGCTCGAGGGCGATGTCATCGCCCAGATCAACTCCTCGTGGACGGTGCGCGTCAACCGCGACGAGCTCGTGGAGTTCCACGTCGACGGAACGCACGGCTCCGCCGTCGTGGGCCTCTTCGGCGCCAAGATCCAGCACCGCAACGCCACTCCGAAGCCGGTGTGGAACCCCGACCTCGCCGACAGCCACGACTACGACGCGGACTGGGCCGAGGTACCGGTGAACGACGTCTTCCAGAACGGCTTCAAGCAGCAGTGGGAGGAGTTCCTCACCTCGTATGTGCTCGGAACGGAATACGAGTTCGACCTCCTCTCCGGCGCGCGCGGCGTGCTGCTCGCGGAGGCCGGCCTGCAGTCGAGCCGCGAAGGCCGCAAGGTCGAGCTGCCGGCTCTGACGCTGGAGTGA
- a CDS encoding beta-galactosidase has product MIGTEASLLTARHRGVDAAPRRPRMANEEEHRAGLELTSRSLLRDGRPWIPVSGELHYSRVPRARWARRLAQLRAGGVTVVSTYVPWIHHEPERGRRRFDGDLDLAAFVDAVRAQGLEFVLRIGPWIHGEVRNGGFPDWVQAAPVRHRTDDPAYLALVADWWGAVASVLDGRCRPENVLAIQLDNELYDQPAHLMTLKRLAREAGLAAPLWTATAWGGAQLPDPEVLPLWGGYGDGFWVDSGEPWDPTFRAHFFFSDDWDDPGIGADVRGEGASALSRLSPWFPPATCELGGGMATAYHRRPRPDALDIAAVAHAKLGSGSAWQGYYMYAGGTNPGPGLEETQATGYPNDLTPLSYDFHAPVGEAGRLAPSHAVLRRQHAFIEAFGDRLADMPATLPDERPAGVEDSSTLRWALRSDGREGFLFIGWHQPHVPLPVYRGAHFALAGLNGEVRLPSRPVDIPPGTLARWPFGLVVGGVRIAWATASVLTLLPGAVPTLVLLEDAGVPVEVSTGDEVRVVVPGAAPLRLATADGALDLLVLPADADVWVASTPAGRRLLLSPDELMWDAATGRLSVHTVSRTPDVREYDPSARAFAPVVLEHAGGRAGAASLPTRLVREGRLPSGDYGSRDGRHTAPGDDVIDRDAAVWQIHVPAAAEATLRIRWAGDVAQLRVDGRTVRDRFWDGSDFLVDVEDCGIGPHSLVELRVLGLPGGTEMSLPAGAAGRAAGGLLGLDGVQLEERALWRETT; this is encoded by the coding sequence CCCTCGGCGCCCCCGCATGGCCAACGAGGAGGAGCACCGGGCCGGACTCGAGCTCACGAGCCGCTCGCTCCTGCGTGACGGGCGGCCCTGGATCCCGGTGTCCGGCGAGCTGCACTACAGCCGCGTCCCGCGGGCGCGGTGGGCGCGTCGGCTCGCGCAGCTGCGCGCGGGCGGCGTGACGGTCGTCTCGACGTACGTGCCATGGATCCACCACGAGCCCGAGCGCGGCAGGCGGCGCTTCGACGGTGACCTGGACCTCGCCGCCTTCGTCGACGCCGTGCGGGCGCAGGGTCTCGAGTTCGTGCTGCGGATCGGCCCGTGGATCCACGGCGAGGTGCGCAACGGCGGCTTCCCCGACTGGGTTCAGGCGGCGCCCGTGCGGCACCGCACCGACGATCCCGCCTACCTGGCACTGGTCGCCGACTGGTGGGGCGCGGTGGCATCGGTCCTCGACGGGCGGTGCCGGCCCGAGAACGTGCTGGCGATCCAGCTCGACAATGAGCTCTACGATCAGCCCGCGCACCTCATGACGCTCAAGCGCCTCGCGCGGGAGGCGGGCCTTGCGGCACCGCTGTGGACCGCGACGGCGTGGGGTGGCGCACAGCTTCCCGATCCCGAGGTGCTGCCGCTGTGGGGCGGGTACGGCGACGGGTTCTGGGTCGACTCCGGAGAGCCCTGGGACCCGACGTTCCGCGCACACTTCTTCTTCTCCGACGACTGGGACGATCCGGGCATCGGCGCGGACGTGCGCGGCGAGGGGGCATCCGCTCTCTCGAGGCTGTCGCCGTGGTTCCCGCCCGCGACGTGCGAGCTGGGCGGCGGCATGGCGACGGCGTACCACCGGCGTCCGCGTCCTGACGCGCTCGACATCGCGGCGGTGGCCCACGCGAAGCTCGGCAGCGGGTCGGCCTGGCAGGGCTACTACATGTACGCCGGGGGGACGAACCCCGGGCCGGGCCTCGAGGAGACGCAGGCCACGGGATATCCGAACGACCTGACGCCGCTGTCCTACGACTTCCACGCACCCGTCGGCGAAGCCGGCCGACTCGCACCCTCGCACGCGGTGCTCCGGCGCCAGCACGCCTTCATCGAGGCGTTCGGCGACCGGCTTGCGGACATGCCCGCGACGCTGCCCGACGAGCGGCCCGCGGGCGTCGAGGACTCCTCGACCCTGCGTTGGGCCCTGCGATCCGACGGCCGGGAGGGCTTCCTCTTCATCGGCTGGCATCAGCCGCACGTCCCGCTGCCGGTGTACCGCGGCGCGCACTTCGCTCTGGCCGGACTCAACGGCGAGGTGCGGCTGCCGTCGCGTCCCGTCGACATCCCGCCCGGCACGCTCGCGCGATGGCCCTTCGGCCTCGTCGTGGGGGGAGTGCGCATCGCATGGGCCACCGCCTCGGTGCTCACGCTGCTCCCCGGCGCGGTGCCGACGCTCGTGCTCCTCGAGGACGCCGGCGTCCCGGTCGAGGTCTCGACCGGGGACGAGGTGCGTGTCGTCGTCCCGGGTGCGGCGCCCCTGCGACTCGCGACGGCGGACGGCGCGCTCGACCTGCTCGTGCTGCCGGCCGACGCCGATGTGTGGGTCGCGTCGACTCCCGCGGGGCGGCGACTGCTCCTGAGCCCCGACGAGCTTATGTGGGATGCCGCGACCGGTCGCCTCTCGGTGCACACGGTGTCGCGGACGCCGGACGTGCGTGAGTACGACCCGTCGGCGCGCGCGTTCGCCCCCGTCGTGCTCGAGCATGCGGGCGGGCGCGCGGGCGCGGCATCCCTCCCCACCCGTCTCGTGCGTGAGGGACGCCTGCCGAGCGGCGACTACGGCTCGCGCGACGGGCGGCATACGGCCCCCGGCGACGACGTGATCGATCGGGATGCCGCGGTGTGGCAGATCCACGTGCCGGCGGCCGCCGAAGCGACCCTCCGCATCAGGTGGGCCGGCGACGTCGCGCAGCTCCGGGTCGACGGGCGCACCGTCCGCGACCGGTTCTGGGACGGCTCCGACTTCCTCGTCGACGTGGAGGATTGCGGCATCGGTCCGCATTCCCTGGTCGAGCTGCGGGTGCTGGGCCTTCCGGGCGGGACCGAAATGTCTTTGCCGGCGGGTGCGGCGGGACGTGCCGCGGGCGGTCTGCTGGGCCTCGACGGCGTCCAGCTGGAGGAGCGTGCGCTCTGGCGGGAGACCACGTAA